From a region of the Theobroma cacao cultivar B97-61/B2 chromosome 8, Criollo_cocoa_genome_V2, whole genome shotgun sequence genome:
- the LOC108663047 gene encoding uncharacterized protein LOC108663047, translating to MNKAYARLNHQLSVEELFWQQKSGIKWLVEGERNTKFFHMLVKKKRIKSHIFKIQNPDGSWIEEPDAVKSSAMEFVSSLMKKETCDMSRFDTSLIPAIIYENDNLSLCAVPSMEELKEAVFNIDKDSVAGPDGFTSYFYQQSNHLAKVLPSMITDNQSGFVGGRLISDNILIAQELIGKIDRKSRGGNVALKLDMMKAYDQLEWDFLFRMLQQFGFNSQWIGIVRRCIANCWFSLLINGGTVGFFKSERGLRQGDSISPLLFILAAEYLSRGLNALFATYPSLHYLFDCSMPVSHLAFADDIIIFTNGAKSSLQKILLFLQEYEVISGQRINHSKNCFITHRNMANSRTQIISQVTGFIHKCLSITYLGVPLYKGPKKVLKPPICVIERIDRLFNNFLWGGSAGTRKIHWASWHKITLPSNEGGLDIRGLGDVLKAFSMKLWWRNDAKHRDLGMYPNRVVWRAVPHLPKIFSWHKPSAGEFKLNVDGSSKHNRQSAVGGGHLRDHTGTMIFGFSENFGPCDSLQEELMALHRGLLLCIKHNVSRLWIEMDAKVVVHMINKGHQGSSRTRYLLTSIGRSLSSFSFRISHIHREGNQVAEHLANQGHKHRILQVFSQAEG from the exons ATGAATAAAGCCTATGCCCGGCTTAATCATCAGCTCAGTGTTGAAGAATTATTTTGGCAGCAAAAATCTGGAATTAAATGGTTAGTGGAGGGTGAGCGTAACACCAAATTTTTTCACATGCTGGTTAAGAAGAAGAGAATCAAAAGTCATATcttcaaaatacaaaatcCGGATGGGAGTTGGATTGAAGAACCGGATGCTGTTAAGTCTTCTGCAATGGAATTTGTTTCCTCTCTCATGAAAAAGGAAACATGTGACATGTCCAGGTTTGATACTTCGTTGATTCCTGCTATTATTTATGAGAATGACAATCTTAGTTTATGTGCAGTGCCTTCAATGGAGGAGCTGAAAGAGGCAGTTTTCAATATTGATAAGGACAGTGTTGCTGGCCCTGATGGATTCACCTCTTATTTCTATCAACAAT CTAACCATCTTGCAAAGGTGCTCCCTTCCATGATTACAGATAATCAGAGTGGCTTCGTAGGGGGGAGACTTATCAGCGACAATATCCTTATTGCCCAAGAGCTAATTGGGAAGATTGACCGAAAGTCAAGGGGTGGAAATGTAGCTCTCAAGTTGGATATGATGAAGGCTTATGATCAGCTTGAATGGGATTTCCTTTTCAGAATGCTTCAACAGTTTGGATTTAATTCTCAGTGGATTGGCATCGTTCGTCGGTGCATTGCTAATTGTTGGTTTTCTTTACTGATAAATGGTGGTACTGTGGGTTTTTTCAAGTCTGAAAGAGGGCTACGACAAGGCGATTCCATCTCTCcgttattatttatactggCTGCGGAATATTTGTCTCGGGGGTTGAATGCTTTGTTTGCCACTTATCCTTCTCTGCATTATCTTTTTGACTGCTCTATGCCAGTCAGTCACTTAGCTTTCGCAGATGATATCATTATTTTCACTAATGGTGCGAAATCCTCATTGCAGAAAATTCTATTGTTCTTGCAGGAATATGAGGTGATTTCAGGACAGCGAATTAACCATTCAAAgaattgcttcatcactcatCGAAATATGGCAAACAGTCGCACCCAGATCATTTCTCAAGTTACTGGCTTCATTCATAAATGCTTGTCTATCACTTATTTGGGGGTGCCTCTTTATAAAGGGCCAAAAAAG GTCCTCAAACCTCCTATTTGTGTGATTGAAAGAATTGACAGATTGTTCAACAACTTTTTGTGGGGAGGTTCAGCAGGTACTAGAAAAATCCATTGGGCTTCGTGGCATAAGATCACTCTTCCATCTAATGAGGGAGGATTAGACATCAGAGGCCTAGGTGATGTGTTAAAGGCCTTTAGCATGAAACTTTGGTGGAG GAATGATGCGAAGCATAGGGACCTTGGTATGTATCCTAACAGAGTGGTGTGGAGA GCAGTCCCACATCTTCCAAAAATATTCTCTTGGCATAAACCATCAGCAGGTGAGTTTAAGTTGAATGTTGATGGTAGTTCCAAGCATAATCGTCAGAGTGCTGTGGGAGGAGGACATCTTCGAGACCATACAGGTACCAtgatttttggattttctgaaaattttggaccTTGTGATTCATTACAGGAAGAATTAATGGCACTCCATAGGGGTTTACTTCTGTGCATTAAGCATAATGTTTCTAGACTTTGGATTGAAATGGATGCAAAAGTTGTGGTTCACATGATAAATAAGGGCCATCAGGGATCCTCTAGGACTCGGTATTTGCTTACTTCCATCGGCAGATCCTTGAGTAGTTTCTCGTTTCGGATTTCTCACATACATAGAGAGGGGAACCAGGTAGCAGAACATCTTGCAAATCAGGGGCATAAACACCGAATTTTGCAGGTATTTTCACAAGCAGAAGGTTAG
- the LOC108663048 gene encoding uncharacterized protein LOC108663048, whose amino-acid sequence MEVHPLARCRRHSDTAASIGKIISLASEKAVEMGENDGISDEDSISIVGGDFNAILHSGERLNGVVPHTGSMKDFATALLDCGLMDGGYKGNSFTWTNNRMFQRLDRMAYNHHWANFFASTRIQHLNRDGSDHCPLLISCSKNQDRVPSSFRFLHAWVLHHGFKKFLEQNWTSSIVGFRLQAFWVKQRCLKQALKRWNKEVFGDIFHNLKVAEQRAADCEIIFNRRSQWRTELP is encoded by the exons ATGGAAGTTCATCCATTGGCGAGATGTAGGAGGCATTCAGATACTGCAGCATCAATTGGGAAAATAATCAGTCTGGCCTCAGAAAAAGCAGTggaaatgggagaaaatgatgGAATCTCTGATGAGGATTCCATCTCT ATAGTTGGGGGTGATTTCAATGCAATTTTACATAGTGGAGAACGGTTGAACGGAGTTGTGCCACATACAGGTTCTATGAAAGATTTTGCTACCGCTTTGCTTGATTGTGGGTTAATGGATGGTGGCTATAAAGGAAACTCATTCACTTGGACTAATAACCGTATGTTTCAACGGTTGGACAGAATGGCTTATAATCATCATTGGGCAAACTTTTTTGCTTCTACACGTATACAGCACCTGAATAGGGATGGATCAGATCATTGTCCATTGTTGATTTCCTGCTCTAAGAACCAGGATAGAGTGCCTTCATCTTTTCGATTCCTGCATGCTTGGGTCCTCCACCATGGTTTTAAAAAGTTCTTGGAACAAAATTGGACTTCCTCCATTGTTGGCTTTAGATTACAAGCTTTCTGGGTGAAGCAACGATGTCTAAAACAAGCTCTGAAACGATGGAATAAGGAGGTTTTCGGAGACATATTCCACAATTTGAAGGTGGCAGAACAAAGAGCTGCAGATTgtgaaataattttcaacaggCGTAGTCAATGGAGAACCGAGTTACCATGA